The DNA window ttctgttttaaaaacagaaaagtttCAAGCACTGTATTTTGCATCAGACATATCTTAAAGATaagaaataaaagtaaatatGTGCCTTTGTATATTCAGTTGATTGCAGAGGTACTGCACTTCATTATACAACGGTTATGTATgaaaaagaagaattggtttttgtaccccactttcaACCACCTTCGCTTCCCCTTCCACAGcactttgtgaaataggtgggactgaaaaagttctgggagagctgtgactggccccaaggttATCAGcaaggttcatgtggaggagtggtcaatcaaacctggttttaaCTACAACATCACACAGGGATTTGGTATTCACCCATTTGACACGAAAGTTCTCTCACGTAGACAcggaaaaacaaaaaaggagaaaagtaaTTAAAGATGTTGTATATAAGAGATTGCAGCCTTTGAAGGATGATGGTTTTTTACAAAAAGCACCCCGAGAACCAGGGCTGTCTCATTAACAGCATTATAGGAAAGATAAACAGAAATGGCATTGCAGgaatcagtgtggtgcagtggttagcatgtcagactaggatctgggaaacccatgtcTGAATCTCTCCTGAGCTATGGACGTTCATTGGGCTTGccattctcagcctaacatatatcacagggttgtagttgtgaggagaaaatggaggaacgATGTTGCAAGCTGTTCAGAGCTCCCACCGGacagaaaattggggtataaatattctCCTCTCTTCAAGGAATATCACAGTTTGTACTTGCAGCCACTATTACATAACACATTCTCTGTTGAAGGAACAGCTTGTTGCAGAATGACTAGTAACCCAGGGGATGGGAAGGTCTTTGGCTAAACTAATGGGTTTACATTGAGTCTCTTCTACATTGCCAATTCAACAACTAGCAGTTCTGTAGTGTGATACTATCTGTGCTGATGTTGACCTTTTCTCCTGGATCAGCTGCAGTTTCTTCTCTCATTTGTTGATGGGAAATCCATGTGTAATCTCTGATAATATCATCATCTCAGATTTCTTCACTTTTGAGAAATAGGACTAGAAATTAGATCTTGGGTTCATGTCCTAACGCTGGCGGAGTGTCCTTGTTCTTTGTATTTGCAGAAATGAGTAGAGATAAGAAGCACTAGGAAAATTGTCACATGTCACTGACTTCTGAGATTTGATAGGCTCTggctagcctgaaccatccaaAATTATACTCCCTTATAAAACAGGAGGCGCACAGTCTCTTTGTTGTTGTCAAATCACAACTTGGAAATGAACCAGCCTCTACTATGACAGTGGTGATAGTCAAGGGCATCAGAGTTTTGTAAAATGCAAGAACAATTGAATGTGTTTTCCACAAAAAGTACAACTGTTCTTATGCTTGCAGTGCATTCTACAAGGGAATATGAGATCACTTTATTTGTTGTTTCCTTCCCAGCTATTCGGTATGATGAAGTTCATGTCATTGGATACACAGTTTGGTCACTCATGGATGGCTTTGAATGGATCAGAGGCAATGTTCGAAGGGGTCTGTTTTATGTTGATTTTCAAAGTCATGATAAAAAATTGGTGTCAAAGTCTTCAGCACATTTCTACCAAGAGGTGATAGGAAAAAATGGTTTCCTTCCGTTACCAGAAAACCAGCCGATAGAAGGGATTTTCCCCTGTAATTTTGCTTGGGGAATTATTGAACATAATCTTCACGTAAGTCAAATTACAGAACCAAATCTTCCTTTTCATTTCCTGTGAAATGAGATTATCTCAACATATTTTATAACAGTTTGGTTGGGTGCTTCTGGCAACACATTATCATTTGGACTTATTCAGGCATTTTATGATGGTCATATAACATTGGCCAATCTTTGGATTGTGCACAATTTTCTGGGCAAAAAGTTGCTGTTGAACTCCTAAATGCAATATTGCATTTCTTAAACATATTATAGTTTTGGCAGATAGATTAAAAACAGTCCACATTCTGTCCAGGGGCTGATCAGGTGGTCATGACCCAGTTTGTACAGGAGAGTTTTAAAATCACTTTTCATTTTTCAAATTCTTTACTTCATAAAAACCCTtaaacattttgtgctgcaggccTGAAGCTGCATGATTTGCAGGTGCATCATGGTGGAAAAATATTTCTGACAGCATTCCCACAGTGCTTGTGCAAATGCATGCTTTACTACTCTAAGAGGAATAATTCTCCAGAAAAGCTATTTCCCTGTGAcatgttttttttattgctgtccCTGTGAGCCCAACACTGGACTGTCTAGAAGAAACAGCAACTTCTGACTAGCAGCTCTGTTAGAATTCTACAGAGCCTAGAGGGGCTGATTCCTGTGGCTGTATTTTGGAGTGCATTGGCATTTAATGTTTCATCCATATGATATTAATAAAGCAGAATGACAACTTGGGAAAATAACAGGTTATAAAATCGAATTATAACCAGGGCAGCCATATTTACAGTACAGCCCTAGGAGAGTTACTTCTAAGCCATTGACtttagtggacttagaaaggtgtaattttgCTTATATTGCATGGTTAGTCTTTTAAGCAACTAGATTaaagccaatgtgatgtagtggttaagagcagccaactttaatctggtgaaccaggtttgttttcccatctcctccagaagaagcctgctggttgaccttgggctagtcccagttctctcagaactctcttagtcccttacaaaatgactgttgtggggaggagaaaggaaagcaattgtaagctgctttgaggctccttaaaggtagagaaaagcagggtattaaaacaatctcctcctcttcctcctcttccgcttccttctcttcttcttccccctcttcctcctcctcctcctcttctgataAAAGGTGTTATGATAGTTAGTGACCAAACTATCATAATCTTACAAACTATCATaatcttacaatacataattggctaagggttcaaacGTCTGAtgacgaacccttagccaattgctgtgcaggacacacagggaccCAAGCCCTGTACATCCTGCCCCCCCACTGGCCATTGTTGGACCCACAGAGCAGCTGCTCCGCAGGCCTGGCAAAGCTGTTCATCagtgcccctgccccaccaccccaaaaggccagccaggaagtggtggggagggcagtCTTCCATATAGGAAACAGCTAGCTCTGAcccacatgcaggataatgctttctctcccccccccccacacactctgcTTTCCAAGGCCCCCAGGCTTTGGGAAGTAGAGTGGGGAGGTCAATCTTGCATGTGGGATGGAACTAGCCGTGTCCCTCTTGCAGAATCATGCTGCCTTGGAAAGTGAGGTGGAGGGGGAAAACATTCAGCTTGCTGTCTTATGGCAGGTCTCAGGAAGAGAAGTAGGGGCCCCGAGTCCAGCATGCAGGATCGGACATGCTTCTCACCTCACTGTTCTTCGCAAGAGTCGCTGGTCTCTGAAAGGAAGGTGGGGCCCCCAATCCTGCTGAGTCCAGCATGCAGAATCATGCCCACATCTCCCCCTACATCGCTCCCCAAGGTCTCTGGTCTTGGGAAGGAAGATGGGGGCCTGATTGTACTTGCTGGACTCAGCACAGTGAGCCCAGCCTGCAGGATCAGCCCGCTTGCCCCCTCACCTTCCTTCCCAAGACCCTCAGGTTTTGGGAATGGAGGTGAGGTGATGGTTGGAATGTGAGGAAAGCGCTTCTACCCAATGGATGCGCAGGACTCACTTTCCGCCCATTGTGGGACATGCTAACCCTTAGTGAGTTATGTATAAGGATGGATGAGTCTGATTTGTTTGAAATTGAAATTCTGTTACAAAGGTTGCCTGAAATGTCTGAAATACAGCTTTTACATTCCCCTCCGTTCAAATGGCTTTCTTATATTATACACTCACTATGAGAATTCCTTGTCTTTGGGCACACTGGTGACCTTTAGCAGGGAAAGCATTTTTGTTCCCTTAGGTAAGACAAGGAGGTGGTTGAAGAAAAGGCAAGAGAGACTTctgtggaaaaaagaaaagagttctGAGGAGCAATGGTGAAGAACAATTTTTTTGGGTGCAGAGAACTGCGTAGGCTCATGAGTAGTCAAAATCTGTAGCCTCTGCACCACATATGGAAAGTCAGCCAGCCTGCAGGAGAGATTGTGAGACCCCTTTGGAAAGCTCCTCTAGTTTTAGTGCTAGTTGTGCTGCACATAGATGAGGTTTTTGTATCTGTTTTCCTATGACGATTTCCTGCCCCTCcttttaaaagtaaaagtaaTTAACTGCTGTTGAGTCACAAATGACTTTCCACAATTCCtcatgggtttttcaaggcaaaagacaagcagaggtggatttccattgtcttcctctgcataccaACAccagcctttcttggtggtttcccatccaaatagtacTAACTATAGGCAGTTCTGCTTAGCTTCTTTGCTTTGACTAGCTTAGGCTTATCTGAGCTCACCTGTTTTCTATTTATACCCTGTTTATCTTTTAAATGCTATTGGTGAAGGGATATAGTTTACTAGCAGATTTGAGAGTTCATTGTATCattgtgttttcctttcttttacatACTGGCTATTGTCCCTAGACCTGATCTGGATAGCTTGAACTTGcctgttctcagaagctaagtggttTCTACTTGAATGAAAAGTCAGGTtttctatgcaaaggcaggcaatggcaaaccatctccgaatGTTTCTTGCCTCGAAACCCAATGGGATTACCATAAGCTGGCTTCGACTTGACtgcaaaaaccaacaaaaacaaagTACCTAACTCATGAGAAATAGAAACTAGTGTTCTACCTCCACGGCTTCTTCCCTCTACtttgttcaacccccccccccgcattaatTACCTTGTTTcctttaatttctttcttcagTTGGGATTGATAGTGGAAAGTGGGGTCATGTTAATGTCATGTATGGTTCCTGACATTTCGTGCTTTTATACACACATAATCACATTATCCATCCAGCTGGAAGTTCAATATAATCTCCTCCCAAAAAGTGGTGATAGAGAAGATTGTTCAGGCAAAGGTTGAGGAATCCCTTTATTTGCTGTTGCAAGATACTTAATAGTAACATACATTTGTAACAGATTGGTGCTTCAGCTACAGTGAGGCAACAAATCTCCAATTGCCTCTACATCGTATATACTGAATAACAGAGTTGACATCAATTTTTTTGATACCACAAAGAAATAAGGATAACAGATAGACCTTATTCCAGTTATTTTGTGTATGTTGTGGCAAAGGGGCAATCTGTTCTTAAGATGATTTCTTCTGTGCCTATAATGTCTCTAGCAATATTTGATAATTAGTTAAATAATGAACAGTTAGAAAGTTAGCATAATAACAGATCATCTCTTGACATCATCTGAAGATCACATCATGTGGTGGTGGACAGTactgtcaggttgcagctgacttatggtgaccttgtagagtTTTCTGAAATGATTTTTCATTGCTACCTTCTGTGTTGCAAatcaggacttccttggtgatctctcaacctactaaccagggctgaccttgcttagtttctgagatctgataagatcagggctagcctgggtcatccaggccaTGTGCCATACAGTATCTATTCCTTTTCCCCCTGAAAATTTGTAGTTTCCCTTATAGCATAGGtctcaaactcgcggccttccagatgttatggactacagttcccatcaacccctgccagcatcatgctggcaggggatagaTAAGCTGTAATCCAGCCTCTGGAGAGACACCCCTTATAATACCTGTGCCTTATAGCGTGTAGCTGGAAGGAAAAAGAACTGTACTCCCACAAATACTGGATAAATATTCAATCCAAGCATGAGAGTTGTTATGTGAATAGCAGATATTGCTGTAATCTATGATTGAGATTACCCTAATATATGTGAAGAAATATGGATACATGAAATCTGTTAATGCACTGAAATGATATCAGCAGACAATAGCCATGTTCTTGTAAAATCCAGTCAGTTACTTGAACTTACTGCCTGCTTATGTTTTCCCCTTTCTGACTAATTGAATCTATTCCTTTATTCTCCAGATTGATACAACTCCATCCCAGTTCCTTGACCCCAGTGTTTATGTTTGGGATGTCTATCGAACCAAGACCTTAATTAAAGTTGAGGGAGTTGATGCCCCAAAACGCAAGCGACATTGTGCTGACCTAGCTGCCATCAGACTTCAGATTTCTTTACTTGGACAAACACACATCACACACTTCTATTTTTCATTGAAGTGGTCTTTGATTCTCCCTTCAGGTAACCTGTCTTATGTTAACCACACACTCCTGTTTTATTATCACTGTTTTGTTAGTGAACTACTTAGAGTTAATATAACTCCTGTAGTTGCTCTGTGGAAGCCTGTAGGTGAGAATCAAGGACTTCCTTTTTCTCTGGCCAAGCATGGTGGTTGGGAGAACCCTTTAACGGTGCGTGCCTTTGAAGAGTACGCAAGACTTTGCTTTAAAAAGCTTGGCCAGCATGTCAAATTTTGGATCACAATAAATGAACCTTACACGAAGAACCTGACGTTCTCTGCAGCTCATAATCTACTAAAGGGTCACGCTAAAGCCTGGCACCTTTATGACAGAGAATTCAGGAAAATTCAGAAGGGAAAAATATCGATTGCCTTACAAGCTGACTGGGCAGAGCCAGCCTGCCCCTTTTCTgaaaatgacaaaatggctgccagccgAGTTTTGGAATTTGACTTTGGCTGGTTTGCCGAGCCCATCTTTGGAAATGGTGACTATCCGGATGTGATGAGGAAGTGGAAAAATGGAGATATATGGGATTTCTACTTACCTTTTTtctcagaggaggaaaaaaagctaATTCATGGTTCATTTGACTTTTTGGCTTTAAGTCACTACACCACAGTACTTGTGGATTCAGTGAACGAAGACCCAGAGAAATACGATCAAAGGCTCAAGGTCCAAATGCTCAATGACATCACTTGGCTGGAATCACCCAGTGGAAGTAGAATAGTTCCTTGGGGGTTACGCAAGCTTCTCCAATGGGTAAAGAGTAAATATGGTGATATGCCAATTTACGTCCTAGCCAATGGGATTGATGACAAGCCAGATGCAGCTGAAGACAAGCTGAGGATATATTACATACAGAATTATATCAATGAAGCTTTAAAAGGTAAGGATCCTAAAAATCTGATCCAAGTTTTATAATGTGTTTTCTGAATTGGTTTGTTTGGTAAGTAATGGTTGCTGGCTTTCATATAGAAAATCTAGGTTTCACATAGCAGCTGTATCCTGCCAAAAGTACAGTGTGGCTAGAATGACGCACTTCAGTAACATTTCAAAATGGAACAAGCATAAAGAACAGTTGGTCCATTCTGGGCTTAGTGTACTCTTCTTACCCAACCTGGTGACTTGTTGGTCCACCACAAGTGCCTCTTGTATTTACAAGTCCTCTCCCCCACAGTAATTTCCCTTGGAATATTCTCACTTGATATCTTCTTTGTCTTTCAGCTTTGGGTTCTAGGAGAATGCTCATTGTTATTCCTGCTGTTACTGAAGGTTgccattttcctttctgttcctctttCATCTCTTGCTGTACAAAAAGATTACAGGACGTGTAGTCAAAGTAATGCTAGGAACCTGGTGCCTTGTTGCTATGGAATGAGAACTTATTACAATGTTTTGCTCTAGAATCTAGATAAACACTGAAGAACCCCCCCTCCATGAGATAAATATATTAAGACTTCATTGCAAAAGGAGAGATCACCTCAAAAGGTAACTTCTGAGGCTGACCTCTTTGCAAGGTCTGTTTCCTTCTGATGGGAGTAAACACTGAAGGCTCACAGTATCTTTTAGAAATTCTGTATACAAATACTTACATGGACAATAGAAGAATACACAGGCCCCAAGATAGTTGTGGAACAGGGGTTCCCATTGTGGTATCCATTGGAACCATGCTGCCTGCTGCCACCTTTGCTGACACCTGCCAAGTATTTTAGAAATTTGGTGGGGCCAGGTGAGACTTTCCCTGCCGGGGCATTTGATTGgcctttggagatctgattggcagtgcagatgTTAAAAATAAAGTTATTGCTTTGGCAGTTGCTGCTACCATAGCAGAAGGATCTGTGCTGTGTGACTTAAAGTAAGCTATGTGTTTAGGGGTATGcaccattttagttttttttttcagatttgcatTTAATAGACACAGAACTTTTTGAAAAATCAGGAAAAATCTGAACTGCCATAATGGTATGGGTGTTTCTGAAATACTTGGCAGGTGTCACCAAAGGTGCCAGCAGGCAGCATGGTTCCAATGGATACCATTGGGAAAATTCCtattttgagggggtgggggtctatccagtggcgtagcgcccaggatGCTGGGTGGTATGCAGTGCCCTGGGCCTTGTGGGGGCATGGCTGtgacgtggtgggggcattctggggtggggcgggggtatTCTGGGGCGCAGAATGAACATGcaccccttgctccacctctgggtcTATCAGTTTTGAACCTGAAAAAAAACTCCATGACACTCTGAACTCCATGTGAGTCTCAGCGTCTCAGgtagcacagagctgaatgctaggCTCTGTGCTGCTGGCTACTCTCGAaacccatgtggagtttggggacagctacacagagctgaatgctgggccttACCAGACTGAACCCAGCCTTCAGCTATatgccacctgctgcctctgagaccgAGCCAGCCAACAAGGAagtgagggagagaaggagggagggggaaaaaggggattctcccccccccagtcatttttaaaaatgacagcaGGGCTGAAGTGACCtaaaaaatgcagcaaaaaatTGACATTATTTGGGACTCTCTTTTCATCACCCTTAAATCACTGCCATATTTTTTGGGTTTGGCTTTGTTGAATTCACATTTCTAGTGCTGTTAGCTGAGTAACACAGCAAAGGTGTGCATCTGATTGGAGTGtaaatacaaatatttattaAGTGTTATAGCCACAAGccttaacaacataacataaacCGAATCAATAAAAGCgataaagtaaaacaaaaatatacaaGAAGATAAAATACAATGATTAATTCCATAGACAAAAACAAGACTGACAGATCTATTTTTGTGCAGTAGAAAGCACAAACCTTTTCCTTAATTTAATGGATAAATGCATAAAAGAGACAATCCTATATGTAATTGCCGGGTTTATACctgccaaaagaaaacagatgcaatCCTCATCTGACTCCACAGACTGGAATAGCTTGGCTTAGTCTTGATTGAGACTAAGCCagcatttttccttttgtatgtgtatgttaaATCTATATATAAACTATATTTACTAACTGTGGATTTTCTTTATGCAACCGATGAAGTAGGCTGTAGCCCACAAAATACTGCAATAAATTGgtaaatctttaaggtgccacattgttttgttatgtttttctCTTGTAATTTGTCACTTTTTGGTCCTAATAGCTGTTATATCACCACTGAAGGATGCACTTTGTACACACTTAATCCCATGAGTATTTAATCAGTGGATACTTTTTTGTATGCAACATCGCGTCACATCTTCATTGTTAATGTGAAGGAAACAAGCCTAGGTTTGTATGATGGTTAAAGAACTGCTGTTTAAACAAACACAAAACTaatttattttcctccctcccctcttattttgttttcttttgcagccTACACTTTGGATAATGTCAACATCCAAGGCTATTTTGTGCATCGTTTCACTGATAGGACTGATCCTAAATATGGCCTTTTTCATTATGTTGTCAACCGGTATGAGCCAAGACCTTCTGTGAAACGTTACAGGGAGATAATTGACAAGGGTGGCTTCCCAGGCCAGGAAACCCCAGAACTGTTTTGTCCAGAAGAAATTGCCTTTGACCCAGACTACATTGCTTTCCAGCCCCGAAGATCTTTTCTTGCATTTGTCTCTTTTATATGTTTTGCTTTCATTGTTACTGTATTTATGATAATTAACTATTCCAAGAAGGCTGACAGAAGATACAAATAGCATGTGTCCCTTGTAGCCTTCTCACCTACATAACCTGGGAAACTGGAAGTAATTCAGTATTCCATGTTTTGATTACTGTTGCACTAAAAAGCCATTTATGCTGCCTAATGCTGTAGTGCACTAAACGTGTGTATGGATTGTGTCCATGGATCTTGCACAACTCCTTTGTGTGTTTGCACTTGTGGCTTGTAGGAGCTCTTGGCCTGCTGATATTGCTATACCCCCACCACAAGTTAAGTGCCATCCAGAGTAATCCGAATTACTTCTATAtaagcctgttgatttcagtggggttaGAAGGAATTGACAGTAATAGGACTGTACAGATGGTGGACAGAACGCTTCTTTTCATATAGCCTGTGTGAGCCAAATGGCATGTTACTGTTTGTTTGAAACCACTCTGGAGAGGAATATTTGCTGCAATAGGGGACATTGGTGGGTGGGAGGGCGGGAGAGGTCTTTGGGGTTGGGAAAAACACATAAGGGGAATGTTGAAGCCAGATCTGACCTTTGCACTTGGAAAACAAGGTCCCCTGTGTCTGACATCTGACAGTCAAAGAAGATCAGGTCAAGCAAACTGAGAAAGTTTGTGTTACAAATTGTAACGTGTTGTTTGGACTTAAATGATAGCCTAATGAGTGCTAATTTCGAGACCTCAATGAATAGACTGCATGCACTTGTTGGAGGATGTCATTCCCATTTGGGGCCAGTAACTGCTGCATGTGACCACACCTGGATGACAGCCTGTATTTTGAAAATCTGGTGTTcttttgaaaatttaaaatagTCTGATGTATCTCGTATAGAGTCGTTGATTTTGAATGGCTGTTATTAATATTTGATTACCAATATCTCAGGATAAAATGAAATTTTTGTGGGACCTTTTCTGTTCTACCTGTACTGAAAACTAATTCAATGCTGACTTCAGACATTTTCATACCTGAAAGTGAAAAGTCAGATCACCCCTCTTCTGACCCACATCTAATTCTTTAAAAGAATATATGTATGTGATGATAGatatctgcacacacacacacacacaccccattggtGCTCAGGGAGCACCTGTCAACCCTTTGTCAAAGGCAGCAAAATTGTATTTCCCTCTGGAATTCATTGCTCATAGAGCTTCCTGGTGAGATCATCCCTGAGCTAATTTTAGGAGATGAGAGAATAGTTAGAATGAAAACAAGCAACAGCATTTTACAGTAGACAGAGGAGAGCTTTGTGGCCAAAGAGGAATTGCTATAATGACATTTTGTGATTCTGTTCTAGTTTTCAGGTGAAGCTATTGGTATATGCATAAGAGCAGGCTGCTGACATGATCATAGTGTTTGTTCTGctcttgtttgatggttttactGCCATATTAATGAACTGTGGCCTACCTTGATTTTACTATGTTGAATCATGTTCTTGTAGGAAACCAGCATTAATGGCTTCTGTCAATGGGCATAGTCAATGGGACAATAAAGGTAGCAGTGGCTGGGAGGTTTGTAAAGGTCTTCTGATTTAGGCAGTGAAGAAGGACCTAAAGTGTGAGGGTTACATTTACAGGAAATGCATAGGAGTCCAACAGTCAATATAGTGACACCTCTTGTAAAGTgatgtcatttaaaaaataagttgtgTTGTAGGCAAGAAGAGGGAAGGTGGGAGCTCCACAAATGACTGGCCCAGCCAAAAGTGATGTGGCACAAATATTACATGGGACAGCTGCCTCCCAACGGTGACAGAGATGTATAAAAGGCCTGTATGACTAAGTGGAGCCTCAGTAGGAGCCATGGGGCTGACAGTGAAGGCATTTGCAGCTGTTTTTGGAGGAAGCTCAACATAGAAGGCAACCAGGAGATTCTTTAAGATAAAAGAGGAAATCAGCTGGTGGTTGTTGGCTCCTCGTCCAGTTGCCGCCTCTTATGTCACTCGTACCTCAGGAATGGCAACACTGTGAACCCATACCCCTTAAGACCAGTGTTATCAATACCTCTTACAGAGTTTGTTTTGCTCAGCTCTTTTTTCAGGAACATAATTGTAGTGTCAGAGGAGTGCTGTATTAAATGTACAGTAAAGTAATGAATTTGCATCATTATTTGAAAAAATTGTTCCACATCTCTCCAAAAATCAGAATTGTGAAACCAAAATGTAAATATCTTACAGCAGGAAACTCTGAGGCTTCTTCCACACAGGCCCGGGAAGCAGCGGGGCACTGGTGCACAATGATACTGGTGCAGCTCCGAGGCCCTTTGCACACTTGTGGTGGGCGACCCCGGAGCTGCCGCGGCCTGCAGCAGGGCCTCTGCACAGAGGCGCGCCACTTAAAAAAAccaccttctcttccctttgtagctctgtcagaatgaggggacatgcccccatggccctggcaatgctctgggggaggaaggcaggaggtgtgtccccttgtccccacggagctacacagggaagaggaggtaaggtgTTTTTTAAGTGGTGCGCTGAAAAACAGcgccttccacccggtgccgtttgcTCAGCACCGGGAGGACGCTGCTGCTTtctaaaagactcgctcatttagtGAGTCACAtcaacaccattgtgggggatgTGTGGCTttgcaccaccaccagcagctgtgtgaagtcctcccccacaacagtgtttttactgacCGCACACTGCTGTATACGGCCCTTGCGGAGTGGGTCTGGGTGTTTCACGTAGGAGAAAAGCGAACTCTTCATTAAAAAGCCAACTTGAGGGTTAGGAACTTgttaggttgttttttttttgagtgacgatttttaatttgtattttaaagtcaaaatccaaaacatacataaaaacaaaacataaacaggTTATAAaagtgtttgggtgctgtgtggtttccgggctgtatggc is part of the Sphaerodactylus townsendi isolate TG3544 linkage group LG04, MPM_Stown_v2.3, whole genome shotgun sequence genome and encodes:
- the KL gene encoding klotho is translated as MIRARELLLVLLLCRPLLGEPGEGAATWAHFAQAPYPQDQLFLYDTFPEGFLWGAGTAAYQVEGAWRQDGKGPSVWDAWAHRHAVQGAPGVAGDVAGDGYNRLQRDLDGLQLLGVSHYRFSLAWARLLPNGTAPLNLAAVRYYARLLSGLRSRGVEPVVTLYHWDLPQRLQDAHGGWQSSALADRFRDYAELCFRHFGDHVRYWLTIDNPYLVAWHGYATGRLPPGVQGGPRAGFRAAHNLLKAHAKVWHLYNNNFRAIQGGQVSIALGSHWIEPQKMIREDIMKCQKSLDFVLGWFAKPLFIDGDYPQTMKDNLPLVLPEFTEAEKMFVRGTADFFALSFGATLSFHLVDFPMKFQQQESLNLRPLLYWISKEYNKPQIFIVENSWFISGRTKTDDSKYMYYLKRFIMETLKAIRYDEVHVIGYTVWSLMDGFEWIRGNVRRGLFYVDFQSHDKKLVSKSSAHFYQEVIGKNGFLPLPENQPIEGIFPCNFAWGIIEHNLHIDTTPSQFLDPSVYVWDVYRTKTLIKVEGVDAPKRKRHCADLAAIRLQISLLGQTHITHFYFSLKWSLILPSGNLSYVNHTLLFYYHCFVSELLRVNITPVVALWKPVGENQGLPFSLAKHGGWENPLTVRAFEEYARLCFKKLGQHVKFWITINEPYTKNLTFSAAHNLLKGHAKAWHLYDREFRKIQKGKISIALQADWAEPACPFSENDKMAASRVLEFDFGWFAEPIFGNGDYPDVMRKWKNGDIWDFYLPFFSEEEKKLIHGSFDFLALSHYTTVLVDSVNEDPEKYDQRLKVQMLNDITWLESPSGSRIVPWGLRKLLQWVKSKYGDMPIYVLANGIDDKPDAAEDKLRIYYIQNYINEALKAYTLDNVNIQGYFVHRFTDRTDPKYGLFHYVVNRYEPRPSVKRYREIIDKGGFPGQETPELFCPEEIAFDPDYIAFQPRRSFLAFVSFICFAFIVTVFMIINYSKKADRRYK